One Sporosarcina sp. FSL W8-0480 genomic window, TATGAAGGTTTGCATAGAATATAGATAAAGAACCATTTTTAGTAGTATAGCGATTTAAATGCTTAATCGTGCAAGAAATGATAAAGTGATAGAACAAAAAAAGGACGCCAATCGAGCGAGAAAGGAAAGGGAATATGCAAAACAAAACAATTCTTGTAGTAGATGATGAAAAACCAATCGCAGATATATTAGAGTTCAATTTAAAGAAGGAAGGATTTACAGTTTATTGTGCGTATGACGGGGACGAGGCACTTGAAAAAGTGGAAGAGGTGCAACCCGACATTATGCTTTTAGATATCATGCTTCCGAAACGAGATGGTATGGAGGTATGCAGGGAAGTCAGGAAGAAGTATGATTTTCCAATCATCATGCTGACAGCAAAGGATTCGGAAATCGATAAGGTGTTAGGCTTGGAATTGGGCGCGGATGATTATGTGACAAAGCCATTCGGTACACGTGAGCTGATTGCGAGGGTGAAGGCGAATCTGCGCAGACATTCAAAAACAATATCGGAGGAGCAGGATGGGGTAACTAATGAAATCACTGTTGGCAGCCTTGTCATTCAACCTGATGCTTACTTAGTGCAAAAGCGTGGAGAGTCAATCGAGTTGACACACCGTGAATTCGAATTACTTCATTACTTGGCAAAGCATATTGGACAAGTGATGACAAGAGAACATCTATTGCAAACGGTATGGGGCTACGATTACTTTGGCGATGTGCGCACAGTCGATGTAACGATTCGTAGATTGCGTGAAAAAATCGAGGACACACCAAGCCATCCAACTTGGATCGTTACAAGACGTGGTGTCGGTTATTATTTGCGTGACCCAGAACAGGAGTAAATGAAATGCAGAAAGTCGGTTTTTTTCGATCCATCCATGTTAAATTCGTACTGATCTATATCATGCTGATCATTGTAGCGATGCAGATTATCGGGCTTTATTTTGCAAGGGAACTTGAAACCACATTAAAGGCAAACTTTACGAATTCCGTTGTCGACAGGATGAATCTCGTTGAATTCAGTGTACGTGAGGAATTGATAAAGGACCGTTCACCGGATGATCCGACAATTGAACAAAGTCTTGGGGCCGTCCTTTCGGGATTCAACTCGGAAGATATAAACGAAATCCGAGTCATCGATTCAAAGTATCGCATCCGCGCAACATCAGTGCTCGACAATCAATCATTGGTCGGCCAGCGCTCCATGGAGGACAGTGTAAGGCGATCCATTTCCTCCGAATCTATCTCAGATATGATCAATCTCGACAAGGGAAAACGAGTCATGGTGCGTGTAACGCCAATCATGAACAATAAAGAAGTGGTTGGAGCACTCTTTGTAACAGCTAATATTGAAAAAGTGTTCAAGCAAATTGATGAAATCAATCAAATACTTGCGGGAGGGGTAGCGGTTTCGCTAACCATCACAATCATCATTGGAATATTCATTGCACAAACTTTCACGAGACCGATTTCAGATATGAGACGTCAAGCACAAGCGATGGCACAGGGAAATTTCTCGAGGAAGGTACATGTATATGGAAATGATGAAATGGGGCAACTCGCAATAGCCTTCAACCATTTGACGAATCAGCTTCAGGAGTCACAATCGACAACTGAAAGTGAACAGAGGAAATTGGCATCGGTGCTTGAAAACATGACAGATGGTGTCATTTCCACGGATCGTAAAGGTCGGGTCAGCCTCATAAACGATTCCGCCTTAATGATGTTGCGCATGACACGCGATATAGTACTGAATCGTCCTATTGCAACTATTTTAGGTTTGGAGCAAGACTATACATTTGAAGATCTCATTCAAATGAAAGAGTCCATTGCACTTGATTTTAGTACTGAAAAAACGCCTTATATACTTCGGGCAACATTTTCAGTGACTCAGCGGGAAACAGGATTCGTAAATGGACTAATCGTAGTCCTTCATGATAATACGGAACAAGAAAAAATCGATATGGAAAGACGGGAGTTCGTATCAAACGTCTCTCATGAGCTTCGTACACCTTTAACGACAATGCGCAGCTATTTGGATGCATTGGCTGAAGGTGCCTGGAAGAATGAAGAGATTGCTCCATCGTTCCTTCGGGTGACACAAACCGAAACGGAGCGAATGATCCGACTTGTCAACGACCTATTGAAACTATCAAGAATGGATAGCAAAGAATATGAATTGAATACCGAATGGGTGGAATTCAATCATTTCTTCAACTCGATTATTGAGCGTTTTGAATTCTCGAAGTCCCAAAATGTACAATTTAAACGATTGCTCTCTCCGACTGATATGTTTGTGGAAATAGATACTGATAAAATGACACAAGTCATCGATAATATCATTTCCAATGCCTTAAAATACTCTCCTGATGGAGGGGATGTCCGTTTCGGAGTGACGACCTCCGGGACATTTATTAAAGTGATGATTTCGGATGATGGCATGGGGATTCCCCAAGCAAATGTGAATCGCATATTCGATAGATTTTACCGGGCAGACCGTGCAAGATCGAGGGCAATGGGAGGAACTGGCCTTGGACTTGCCATCGCAAGAGAAATGATCATTGCACATGGCGGGGAAATTTGGGCTGAAAGTGAAGAAGGAAAAGGGACGACGATATTCTTTACGTTGCCTTTTGAACAACAAGAGGAAGGTGAATGGGATTGAAGTATATTGAACCGATTAAGTCGATCATACTACTCTTGCTCGTTCTTTTGAGTGCCACATTCACCTTCTCAATATGGACGTATACGCCAAGGTTGGATCCGATTGAACCCTCTTCGACTGTGGATATATCCATTGGAGAAAGGAAGAAAGTGAAGGATCTCATCAAGCCGTATAAGTTAGTGATTAAATATGAAAGCACACTTAGGGGTACAACAGATTCCAGTGAAATAGACGGTGTGTTGGAAGAAATGAGTGACTGGAAAGTTTCCCAGTTGGTCTATCATCCAAACGAGATGAATAAGGAACAGATTAAGTCATTTTTCCAGCAGCCGAACCAGTTTACAATGTATTTTCAGGGGCAAGTCCCTCTTCAAGTATACGATGATATTTTGCCTATCGAGGATAGTTACATTCCTCCTTTCAGTTTTGACCGTATGGTTGTGAAATGGAATCCGAAAGAGGTTGCATTTGAAGTTCATTTCATCAACCGTGAGTCAGGACTACGTTATTCAGGAAAAATTACACCTAAGGATCCGATGGATTCCTATCGTGAAATTGTCCTTGGAGGAGAGAACTTTAGTAGGTATGCGGAAGTGAATGTTCAGGAACCGACCTATATTGCAGTTCCCGTTGATCCGATTCATATGGACCGCAGCACATATTATCAGGAAGAACTTAGCCCTACCCGCTTCCGTGATGCCTTGTTCAACGACCCGAATGCGGTTAGACGTAGTCAAGTGGATGCGACCCATGAGGAATTCGGGGATGATCATGCGCTGTTAGTTGTAAATACAGAGTCGAAAATGTTAAATTTCGTCCATCCGGCTGCCGAGAGTAGAGAACCTACTTCACCCGCGGACTTATTATATGACGTTATCGATTCCATTAATGAGCATGGAGGATGGACGGATACATTCAGATTTTCATACATTACCCCTTTTTCTCATTACGTTAAGTTCCAACTGTTCATTAATGGCTATCCGGTTTACAGCGATACTGGGACAACGGAAATAGCCCAGTATTATGGTGAAAGTCGGGTTTTCCGTTATATAAGGCCGTATTATACACTTGATGTGAAAATAATGGACGAAGAAATGACTCTCCCGGCAGGCACGGAAGTTGCTAATTCACTCAGCAAGTCGGATAAGTACGATTTCGGATCAATTGAAGATATAACTTTGGGCTATATGATGAGACATGATTTGGAAAAACGGGCGTTAATCATGGAGCCTGCCTGGTTTTACTTGATGAAAGGTAAATGGTTACGCTATTTACCTGATCAAAGCGGAGGTGATCATATTGGATTGGAATAAAACGAAAACTATTTTCATTGTCGTCTTTTCGATATTAAATGTTTTCCTTTATTCCCTATATCTAAAACAGCATACCGAAGCTTTGAATGTGCAAGTAGTCGGGAAAACATCGATTGAAGAGATAATGAAACAGGAGAATATCACTTACAACCTCTCGCAAGAGACAAAAAATGATTTCTACTATGTCTCTGCTAATATTAAGACGTTTACAATGGAAGAATTGGAGTCCTTGAAAAGCCAGTCCATTGTAATTACGGATAATACACGGGTCACTTCCGACATGAGCATTCCGGTATCCATCCGCAATTCAAAGGGGGATTATCATTTTACTGAGTTCCTTACGAAATATGTATTGAATGGGATGGACTATGAACTATGGGAAGTGAATAATGAAGAAAAGAAAGCCATTTTCTTTCAAAATGTGGACGGAGAACCGATATTCTATAGCTCCAATGCGATGCTGACCATTTATTGGGATGATAATTATGAAGTTACCCGGTATGAACAGCGAATGCTTAAGGAATTCATTAGCTATAACCGTAAGAAGGATTTACTGACACAGGACGAGGCGGTTGGATCTCTGGCAACTCGGGGGTATTTGAAGCAGGATTCTAAAGTGTTAAGTGTGACAGCAGGATACTCCTCTCTCATGCAGTTAACTGAAACCCAAGTATTTGCCCCGACATGGAATATTCGTGTAGAATTAAAGGACGGTAAAATCGAAGATCATTTTATCAATGCAATTGAAGGTAAAGTGATAGAGTTCCAATTGGATAAGACCGAAGTGGAAAGTCCTACGATAGATGATGAATAAGGAGTTTTTATAATGCGTTTTAGTGTGCTCTGTAGTGGTAGTACAGGCAATTCTATATATGTTGAAACGGATAAGCATGCATTTTTAGTAGATGCTGGACTGAGTGCTAAAAAGATGGAGCAACAGCTTGAAAGCATTGGTCGTTCGGTGTCCAATGTCGATGGGATTTTCGTCACCCACGAGCATAGCGACCATATTAAAGGGATTGGCGTGTTGGCCCGAAGACATAAGATACCTATTTATGCCAATGAAAAAACATGGAATGCCATGAATGGACTTGTTGGTGAAATTCCATTGGAACAACGATTCCATTTCAATATGGAAACCTCCATGACTTTCGGGACACTTGATATCCAGTCATTCGCTGTTTCACATGATGCTGCGGATCCGATGTTCTATGTATTTCATGAAAATAATCGGAAGCTCTCAGTCATCACGGATACAGGATATGTAAGCGAACGGATGAAAGGCCATATTGCAGCTTCAGATGCATATGTCTTTGAAAGCAATCATGACGTCAGCATGCTGCAAATGGGCAGATATCCATGGTCCGTCAAACGTCGCATACTGAGTGATGTCGGGCATGTTTCCAATGAAGATGCCGCGATTGCAATGAGTGAAGTTGTTGCCGAGAAAGAGACAAGAATTTATTTATCGCATCTCAGCAAGGATAATAATATGAAAGATCTCGCCAGGATGAGTGTTTCGCAAACATTGGAAGCATGCGGGATCCGCACAGGTGAATTCGTGCATTTGTATGATACCGACGCGGAAAAACCGACAGAGCTTGTCACTGTTTAATAAATTTTGAAAACCTCGCCTTCGGGTGAGGTTTTTTCATTGAAAGAGGTTCCGCGCTCAAGAAAGAGGAATCGCGCTCAAGAAAGAGGATCCGCGCTCAAGAAAGAGGTTCCGCGCTCAAGAAAGAGGAATCGCGCTCAAGAAAGAGGATCCGCGCTCAAGAAAGAGTATCCGCGCTCAAGAAAGAGGTTCCGCGCTCAAGAAAGTGGAATCACGCTCAAGAAAGTGGATTCTGCGCTCAAGAAAGAGGAATCGCGCTCAAGAAAGAGGAACCGCGCTCAAGAAAGTGGATTCTGCGCTCAAGAAAGAGTATCCGCGCTCAAGAAAGTGGATTCTGCGCTCAAGAAAGTGGGTTCGCGCTCAAGAAAGAGTATCCGCGCTCAAGAAAGAGGAACCGCGCTCAAGAAAGAGGATCCGCGCTCAAGAAAGAGGAACCGCGCTCAAGAAAGAGTATCCGCGCTCAAGAAAGAGGATTCACGCTCAAGAAAGAGGAACCGCGCTCAAGAAAGTGGATTCTGCGCTCAAGAAAGAGGAATCGCGCTCAAGAAAGAGGATCCGCGCTCAAGAAAGCGACCGCCACGCCAAAATCGCCAACCAATTTAATAAAACATCCTCATACATTTGATTTTAAACACAAATAATGGGGTAGAGTGAGTGTAACTGTGTATAGAAAGGGAGAGGAGAATGGACGAATTCAATCAAGGTCCTCGTAATGAAGAGGAAAAGCCGATTATTCATGAACCTGAAAAGCGTGAGGAACCAATGCGCCACATTAACCGTTCACCACAACCGAAACGACGAGGTGGATTTCTTCCCGCCCTTTTTGGAGCCATTCTCGGGGGACTCCTTGTCTGGATTTTAATGAATACAACGGCTAATAACGATAAAGGTTCGCCGTTAGTCGAACGAGAACAATCAGGTGTGGATAATTTGACTAGTGAAAGGGTCTCTGTCGACATCAATACGGATGTGACAGATATCGTCGGGCAAATGGCTGACACGGTCGTAGGAATCACAAACCTGCAGACTGTACGCAATTTCTGGTCTTCTACTGAAACGACAAGGGAGACCGGTAGCGGTTCTGGCGTCATCTATAAAAAAGAAGGCGGCAAAGCATATATCGTCACGAACCACCATGTCGTCGAAAATGCAGAAGGACTTGAAATTACATTCGATAATGGAACAAAAGTCGATGGAAAGCTTGTCGGAAGTGATATGTGGACCGATTTGGCTGTAGTTGAAATCGATGGAAAACATGTGAACACGGTTATCCAATTTGGCGATTCGGACGCGTTGAAACGCGGGGAAACAGTCATTGCTATCGGAAATCCGCTCGGCCTCGGTTTTGCAGGATCGGTTACGATGGGCATTGTTTCCGGAAAAGACAGATCCATTCCAATTGATTTTGATAAAGACGGAACGGTTGACTGGCAGGCTGATGTCTTACAAACAGACGCAGCAATCAACCCTGGAAACTCAGGCGGTGCACTTATCAACTTGGCGGGGCAGCTTGTCGGCATTAACTCGATGAAAATCACACAAGAAACCGTGGAAGGCATCGGCTTAGCCATCCCCATTAATATTGCTGTTCCAATAATTAAAGACCTTGAAATGACAGGAACAGTCAATCGACCAACAATGGGTGTCAGCCTCATGAATTTGCGTGATGTTCCCTCTTCACAACAGGAACAAGTATTGAAGTTACCTAAGGATGTCACGGATGGAGTCATCGTTACCCAAGTTCTACGCAATACACCAGCTGAGGTTGCTGGTGTTAAACAGTATGATGTGATTGTTGAAATGGACGGAAAGAAAATAGAAGATATGGTCGGGTTGCGTAAGCATCTTTATAATGAAAAAGAAGTTGGCGATCTGATGAAGATGAAAGTGTATCGTGCCGGTCAATTGATAGAAATTGAAATGGAATTAAAAGATGGAAATACATTCTGATGAAGATGTCGAAAAAACGGACAGGGAATGTTACAATTTCGACAGGGATGTAATATCTTTTATCCACAACAGGCAGCATAGCTGAATAGCGGCTATACTGCCTTTTTTTCTGCGAAGTTTTTACACATGTGGATAAGAAACTGAAAACGTGTATAACTTTGTGTGTAAAATAATAAAAGAAGGACGTGTAAATGATGAAAATAAATAGCTGTGAAACCCATATAAATCATGCACTTGACGTGTTTGTCGCCCAAGAAGAAACTTTTCCTATCATGGAGAAAATCGAAGAAGGTGAAAAGTTATCCACAAAGTGCGATTACTGCGACACGCCCGCAACGTATATTGTGGCGAACGAATAATCGGGCACAATATATAGGTTTAAGTGTGGATATGTGCATAAGTAATGTGGATAACATTTAAAAGAAGGTGGAAAACCCTGTGAATATTACAATTGTGTCAGTTGGCAAACTAAAAGAAAAATATTTGAAAATGGGGATTGATGAATACGCTAAACGGCTTGGTGCTTATGCAAAAATCGATCTTATCGAAGTGGCAGATGAAAAAGCTCCGGAGTCTCTGAGCGATGCAGATATGGATATCGTGAAGAAAAAGGAGGCGGACCGGATTTTAGCAAAAATAGGTGCGGATGCATATACAATTGCACTTGCTATTGAAGGCAAAATGAAAACAAGCGAGGAATTGGCTGCAGGGATGGAATCTTTGATGACATATGGCCGCAGCAAAGTCGTATTTGTCATAGGCGGATCGCTTGGCCTTCATGAAGACGTACTGAAACGGGCAGATGAATTATTATCATTTTCAAAAATGACATTTCCGCATCAGTTGATGAAATTGGTATTGTTAGAGCAAGTTTACCGGGGGTTTCGAATTATGCGGGGGGAACCTTACCATAAATAGGTGAGGTTTGTCCCTGTTTTAACAACATTTGTAGACGGTTTTTGGTGCCACACTCCTCACAACCTAATAATTGCTTTTCTCATCTCCCAAATCAATACTATTACCTAACCCACTTCAGTCTTTGATGTAATAATCCATCAGATTCTTTGTTTTCCCCCGTAATAAAGTGAGTCATATAGTAAGTTAGATATTTTCCGTATTTACTTTCTGTATTGAGCAATAGCTCATCGACATAATAGATGTCCAATGGAAAATCATCTAATATAATACTAGAAAGGCCTGCATATACACCGCATGCCACTTGGAAATAGGTTGCATTTGTTTTGAATTTCTTGTAAATGTCACTGCATCTCATTACGTTATACATAAAAGTTTCATGATTTTCATAAACAAGGAGAACACCAACAAGATCTTCGCCTTCAACATCCCCTGCACCTAATTCAATTATCTGCTGATTCCAATCCCAAAGCACATCTACATTATCCAAATGGTCCTGAATAATCTTCGTTGTATATTCATTGACACGATAAATAAATCCGATCTGCATATCAAATAATTGTCCTAAAGTTATAACTTCCTCATGTGGCATCAAACAGCCGTAAAATTCTTTTTCCCCTAATCTCACTTTAAACTCCATTTCGTATACTTCATTATAGAAATAATTCTCCAACTGATGATCAACATACATCGGATAGCTTAATATAGCTTCATCCAGAAAGCATTCAACGGACCATGAGGTATAGAGGGTGTTTGGTTTGACTAATTTTTTATTGGTAAAAAAATGATCATCATGCTCCACAATGTAGCAGGCTAAAGGTTTTTTTCCGGGATTATCTTTCATTAATTTTATAGCCATCCATTGTACAATGCCGGGATTCATACCAGAGCCAATAATGGCCTTTGTATTCGTAAAATTCTTCCTTACCTTTTCGAATCTAAGAAATCGTTCTGTAAGAGGAAAACCATATAGACTTTCATCTTCATCAACCTCCGTGTTCTCAAGGGCTGAGTTGATGTAAAATACACCTAATTCGTTACAGCAATTAAGCATTTCAATCGTATCTGCCCATGAAAGGTCAATGACTATTTTTGTTTTTGTTTTTTTGAGATGTTCTTGAAATAGGTTTACATCGTTGAGATCTAACTGGTATAGCGTGATTTTATCCGAAAGATTAGGAAATAGCTGGTCGTAATACTCTTTACCTTTTTGAGTAGAATCAATTAGGTGAAACTGTACCTTGTTAATGTTTGGGTATATAGGGTCATTAATATCTTGTACGGATTGATTTAGGATGGATAGTACCGCTTTTGCAAGCCCCCCGCCGCTACCTAATATAGAAATGGAAACAAAACTTGTCCAATTAATCATTTAAGCACTCCTTTCTTAAGTCATTTAATACAATATATTAAAATGTTAAGAAAGGGGTTGTACTATTGGCTTAGGAAGCTGTTTTAACACCACAAGTAATAAAGAATAATTAAAAAACCACTCAAAGCATTTTCAATAATGCTTTGAGTGGTTTTATTTCATCGCTCTATTTCTACAACGATATCATCTAATTGCATTGTTTCAACCGACTCAAAAATGTTATTTAAGTTTTTAAAGTGGAATATAGGTGTGAATATTAACGTCTTAGCATCTGGGTGTAGCTGTCCAAATGTAATCATATATTCTGTTACACCAGAACTCCCAAATCCACCGTTAAATTTCGATTTATACGTATTTCCTAAGTCATCCTTTAACAGTAATTCAGAATAAATTACGTTATATTTTTCATTTAAGACATCATTGTGTACGCCTTCTTTGTAATTAACGATGAATGAGTATGGTGTATACGTAATTTTGTTGATTTCTACGTTTAGATTGTTCTTTTCTGATTTAGGAACTTCAACTGTTTGTACAATAGTATCAGAGGCTTTCGCATAAATTTCGAAATTCCATTCGCCTTGAACAACTTCACCGTTTTCAGGATTAGATAATTCACTGATATTGAATTGGAACGTACCTTCATCAATGGAATGTGATAAAGGTAAAATAACGGTTGTCATACCTGCATATTTATTCTGAGCGGTTTTATAAATGTCATGCTCTGCATGGAACAAGGAGTTTTGCCCACCATTTAATGTGAAACTCCCATCGATTAAGGCGATTGGACCTAAATCTTTGTCTGTTTCAATTGAGTAGCTAACGAAAAGCTTTTTACTGTCTAATAATGTTTCGGTAATTGTAACTGTCGTGCCATTACTTTCAACTGTCATATTTTTAGCTTCTGCAAATTCGTCATAGCGAACTAATGTTGTGCCATATTCTTTTTCAGAAAAAAGCTTAAAAATACTATTTACGAACGGAATTTCCTGTGCAAATGTTGTGTATGAAAGTCCAACCAATGAAGTGGCACCAATACCAATAGTTAGGCATGCAGCTGCAATTCTTTTCGTCCATTTCTGAGAGCTATTTTTTGAGATTTGTTTTCGTAAATCTTTTTTAAATTGTGCCTTGTCAAACTCAGATACCTCCATCTCTTCAAATTCATGGACATTTATATCAATTTCATTAAAATGATTAAATAGGTTCTTCAATTTGAATACCTCCTAATGATTTTTTAAGCTTCTTTTTTCCATGATAAAGTCGATTATCTACAGCAGACTTTGTCATTTGAAGCTGACGTGCAATTTCCTCTGTGTCATAGTCTAATAAGTATTTCATAATAAATATTTTTTGATTAACTGGTGTTAATTTCGAGATAATGGCGTAAATATTTTCGTGCTCTTCAAGTAGCATATTTTGTGGGTACGTTAATTCATGTGCTGTGAAGTCTAAATTAAGAGAAAGGCTCTCTTTTTTTCGGATTTCGGTGCGGATGTAATCGATTGCCTTATACTTTGCAATGACACAAACCCATTTTTGAAAATCCGTAGGCCCACCCGTAAACTTTTTGGCATTTTTCCAAATCGACAATAGAATTTCGTTACAGCATTCCTTAGCAAGATCATTTTTACTAAGTGGTCCTAATGTTTTTACGACCACCCCTTTAATAAGAGGTAAATAATGATCAATTACATAATCAAGAGCTTCTTCTTTGCCGGCTTGAAGAAGGGCTATAAAATTATGTTCGTTAATCTTCATTGGAATCTCCTTTCTTTAAGTGATTGTGTAAAAGGCCTCTACACTTTATATAACGCTAAGATGCAGATGATTTTCGCAAATAAAAGAATTTCTTTTAAAAATAGTACTCGATTACTTCATTCATTCTCGTTATGATGAAAATTCCCTTCATATTTGTGTCGTACAATTGCTGTTGTAATAGGTTTATTTAGACTTCAAAATTGAAGAGAAGGTCGTACCCGGAAGCGGTGTGAAAATTGCAGACGGTGAAGATGGTCTGAGCTTCACGTTAGATAACGGAATGCAAGTAGTGGTCACAGATGAAACAGAATTGGGAATAGATGGTCCAACAGCAGCGCGAAAGGAAGAACAGCTCTTTGAACCTACATATAGAGTAGGTAATCTAATAGGCGGTTTTACGGAAGACACGTCGACAGATCCAGTTACTGCAGCACTAATTTATACTAACTGGAACTTTGAAGATCCTATTCGATAAGGCACACCAGATAACACATATTACTAATTGTCTAGACAAGGAGAAATAAGAATGCTAACTGTTCACCAAATTTATCAAAGTGATTATCCGACTGGGAAAAAAGTATTTTATAAATATACGTCGGAGAAGTATTATAATATCCAAATAGATAAAAATGCTAATGGTTGGAACTTCTCTCTAACAGAAGAAAGATTTGCATTCCCTTTTGAAAAAGAAATTCAAGAAGAGATTTTCGAACCGTACAAAGAGGGTTCAGAATACTATTTGGCAAAGCTTCATGATGAAGAGGCTGCTATTATGGTAATCCAACAAATGGAGTGGAATAATACGTTATTGATTCATGACATATATGTTGAAGATCGATTTAAGAAAAAAGGTATTGGTAGGAGTTTATTGGATGTAGCGAAGAAAAGAGCAACCGAATTAGGCGTCAGATCGATTATGTTAGAAACACAAACATCTAATTATCCAGCTATCCAGTTTTATTTGAAAAATGGTTTTGAATTGATTGGGTTTAATACAATTTCTTATTCGAATGAAGACGTAAAGAAAAACGAAGTGCGTATTGAAATGGGCTATAAAATATAGGGGGATTCTGGTGAAAATGACACCATATACGTTTATTAAAGACTATAAAAACATCGATCACTATCGGTTATCGTTTATGACCCGTTAGCTGTAGGTGTCGCAATAGATCCTGAATTTGTTAAAAAGGAAGAGTGGAATGTAAAGGTTGTCCTCGAGGGGGACGAGACCGGAAGAACAGTAGCATCCGCTGAAGGC contains:
- a CDS encoding S-adenosylmethionine decarboxylase related protein, coding for MINWTSFVSISILGSGGGLAKAVLSILNQSVQDINDPIYPNINKVQFHLIDSTQKGKEYYDQLFPNLSDKITLYQLDLNDVNLFQEHLKKTKTKIVIDLSWADTIEMLNCCNELGVFYINSALENTEVDEDESLYGFPLTERFLRFEKVRKNFTNTKAIIGSGMNPGIVQWMAIKLMKDNPGKKPLACYIVEHDDHFFTNKKLVKPNTLYTSWSVECFLDEAILSYPMYVDHQLENYFYNEVYEMEFKVRLGEKEFYGCLMPHEEVITLGQLFDMQIGFIYRVNEYTTKIIQDHLDNVDVLWDWNQQIIELGAGDVEGEDLVGVLLVYENHETFMYNVMRCSDIYKKFKTNATYFQVACGVYAGLSSIILDDFPLDIYYVDELLLNTESKYGKYLTYYMTHFITGENKESDGLLHQRLKWVR
- a CDS encoding DUF4179 domain-containing protein, encoding MKNLFNHFNEIDINVHEFEEMEVSEFDKAQFKKDLRKQISKNSSQKWTKRIAAACLTIGIGATSLVGLSYTTFAQEIPFVNSIFKLFSEKEYGTTLVRYDEFAEAKNMTVESNGTTVTITETLLDSKKLFVSYSIETDKDLGPIALIDGSFTLNGGQNSLFHAEHDIYKTAQNKYAGMTTVILPLSHSIDEGTFQFNISELSNPENGEVVQGEWNFEIYAKASDTIVQTVEVPKSEKNNLNVEINKITYTPYSFIVNYKEGVHNDVLNEKYNVIYSELLLKDDLGNTYKSKFNGGFGSSGVTEYMITFGQLHPDAKTLIFTPIFHFKNLNNIFESVETMQLDDIVVEIER
- a CDS encoding sigma-70 family RNA polymerase sigma factor, whose amino-acid sequence is MKINEHNFIALLQAGKEEALDYVIDHYLPLIKGVVVKTLGPLSKNDLAKECCNEILLSIWKNAKKFTGGPTDFQKWVCVIAKYKAIDYIRTEIRKKESLSLNLDFTAHELTYPQNMLLEEHENIYAIISKLTPVNQKIFIMKYLLDYDTEEIARQLQMTKSAVDNRLYHGKKKLKKSLGGIQIEEPI
- a CDS encoding GNAT family N-acetyltransferase, whose protein sequence is MLTVHQIYQSDYPTGKKVFYKYTSEKYYNIQIDKNANGWNFSLTEERFAFPFEKEIQEEIFEPYKEGSEYYLAKLHDEEAAIMVIQQMEWNNTLLIHDIYVEDRFKKKGIGRSLLDVAKKRATELGVRSIMLETQTSNYPAIQFYLKNGFELIGFNTISYSNEDVKKNEVRIEMGYKI
- a CDS encoding nucleoside hydrolase, with the translated sequence MVYDPLAVGVAIDPEFVKKEEWNVKVVLEGDETGRTVASAEGEPKVQVCTEVKAEQFLNHFLRRLL